ATGAAACACGCAGCGTAGAACCTTTCTGAAACCTGTAGTTGGTGTGTAGTTGAACAGGCAGTACAAGCCCTGTACCACCCGTGAACGGTAGGCATATACTGATAGTCGAGTTCGCGTGCTCACAGCACGTGCAGATAACCGCATCGCAGTGCCAATTCACCCGGCAGAACCCCCGTTACCCCCCTACAAGGGTATTTACGAGCGGTGGCGATAGTCCGACACGTAATGGTAGCAAAACCCGACAAGGACGAACGGTTACCGCACGTAGAACGCATCGAACTCGGACTCGAAATCAACGCGAACGACCACACCGCAATCCTCGCACGAGCATACCACGACGACCGTGAAGGGTTCAACCCTGTAATCGTGGACCTCACCGCCCCCGTGAACTGGGACGACCACGTCACCGGTGAGAAAACCATCCCCGGAGCAACGATTCAACCCGACGACCCGGCCGACATCAAGGACGCCGTCAAGTACACCGAAATCGAGAAACCCACAGACAAATTCGTCACCCAGTACGGACTCCCGCGCTCACCCGTGCGAGTCGCGTTGCTGTACGAGGCATTCGACGCATCCGCCGCGGAAGTCGTGCAGGCACTCCCGAACGGACCAGTCGTTGAAGCGAACGTCGAAATCATATCTGACTGGGTGGCGCACGAGATCCTGCAGAACGACGAGGAACACCTGGAAGGCACCGACGACCTGCAGAGCACCGTCACCGTCGCAACGGAGGAAGCACGGTAACAATGCCAGGAGACACCGGCACTCCCGGCGCACGCATCGACGTCACCGAATGGCGAGACATCGATGACGTCACCGGCCGCATCACCGAGCGGCAGAAGCAACTCGTGAAGGAACGATTGAACGCCGGTCTCCCCGGCGACGATTACGCGGTCGTGTGGCTCCCCGAGTTCATCCGCGACAAGGATCTCGAAACCATCGAAGGCGACGACCAGCTGCACGTGTGCCGAGTCGAAGACTACTCAGACGACGCGTGGACCGCCACGCAGGACGGCATGGACGACGTCGAGTACCTTCCGAAGTCGTGGACGATAGCGTTCCGACGCGGGGAAGGATTCGACCGAGTCGAGTCCGAACAGACCGGTCTCACCGCGTGGTAATCGGCGCTTTCGAATTTCTGTAGTTGCGTGTAGTTCAACGGGCAGTACAAGCCTTCTACTCCCCGGTACCGGCAGGCATATCGTGAGAGTACGGCGACCATGCTGTGAGTCGAGAGAACCGCGACTCGCAGTCCCGCGTGACCGGATTTGAACCGGTGGACTCCTACGGGACAGCGGCCCGCGAGTCGATGTATCGCAGAACGCTGTGCCGCGCGCCACTTTTATAGTTCGAGGGGGAGTCGATGGCGATACAAGCACGACCGCGAGCACGGTCAGGGTCCGCCAGACGCCCAGAGACCGGCGCACACAGGCAACGCGCCGCCGCGCGGAAGACCGCGGGGCGAGCACGGTATTTGACCGCAGGACCCCGCTCGCAGGCGCAGCGCTTAGGACGCTGTCCCGTAGGGGTCCGCCGGTTCGAATCCGGTCCCGCGCATTGCTGTCGCGAGCAAGTTCGCAAGCGACAGCAATCGTCGACCGATTCGAGCCCTGGAAACCGAACGAAGTGAGGTTTCCTCCGGTTCGAATCCGGTCCCGCGCATTCTCCGCGAACAACTTCGTGAGCGGAGAATGTGGTCTGCGGAGTCGAACGAGAGAAGACGCGCGCAGCGAAGCAAGCACGTCTTGACGTTGTTCGAATCCGGTCCCCCGCACTGATTGTCGGGGGTGATCTGTCTCTTGACAGGCTTCTGTATTGGCCGATAGAAAGAAATCACGATTTCAGAAATCATGGTTTCTGAAATCGAAAATTCTATTTTATCCGAGATACTACAAGATGCATGGAGCACTTCGTCGATCGGGAAGCCGACCTCAATCAACTTACGGACTGTTACGAGTCCGAGACGGCAGAGTTTGTCGTGATCTATGGACGTCGCCGTCTTGGTAAGAGCGAACTCGTCCGGCAGTCTATCAGGGATCGAGACGACGCAGTCTACTATCAGGCGGTCGAATCTACCGCACAGAACCAGCTCGAACAGTTCGTTGACGCCGCGACGGCACAGTTCCCCTCACTACGGAATGTCCGTCGTGATTGGGAGGCACTTCTCGAAGCGCTGGGTGAAGAAGACGCCGTCGTCGTTATCGACGAGTTCCCATTCCTTATTGAGGAGGACGAGTCGCTACCCTCACGCATTCAGCGCGTGTGGGACATGGAGTTGCAAGATACCGAGATGACGCTCGTGCTCGTCGGTTCGTCGATCAGCGTCATGGAGGACAAGGTGCTCTCCGGAAGCGCACCGCTGTACGGCCGCCGAACGGCGGCTATCGATCTCAAGCCTCTCTCCGCAGCTGATGCCCGCCAATTCTTCCCGGAATACGATCCCGAAACGGCAATCACCGCGTGGTCGGTTTACGGCGGTACGCCGTACTACCTTCAGACAATCGATCCCGACGAAGACTTGGGAACGAACATCCAGCAGTCTGTCCTCTCAGAGCGCGGGCTCCTATACTCCGAGCCGGAGTTCCTGCTCCGTACCGAACTCCGCCAGCCGAACACCTACTTCAGTATCCTCCGTGCGCTCGCCCACGGACGTCGCACCCCGAACGAGATTGCGGGGATGGCCGGGGTGGAGTCAGGCTCGCTCAGCACGTATCTCCAGAAGCTTCGTCGTCTCCGACTCGTCGAACGACACATCCCCGTGACGGAATCGCCGACGGCCTCGAAACGTGGCCGATATCGGATCGCCGCGCCGCTGTTCCGGTTCTGGTTCCGGTTCGTGTATGGGAACCAGGATCGACTGCGCATGCTCGGCGAGGACGCGTACGACGAACTCGTTGCGCCCGAACTCACGGATTACGTGAGCCCGTTGTTCGAGCGGCTCTGTCAGCGAGCGCTTCCGGGCTTCGTTGACCGACGGTTCGGTGCCGTCGGGCAGTGGTGGTTCAAGGAACACGAACTCGACGTCCTCGGGCTAACCAACGACGGACTCGTCGCCGGCGAGTGCAAATTCACCTCTCAACCCGTGAGTGAAGGCGTCCTCGCAGACCTCGAACGCACCACGGCGGAAGTTCGGTGGTCGGAGGGACCAGCAGACGCGAAGACGCTGTACGTCCTGTTCAGCCGGTCCGGGTACACCGACGATCTCGAACGCGTCGCCGACGGCCGAGACGATGTCCGTCTATTCGACCTCTCTGAAACACTCTCAGCCCTGTGAATCGCCTCGGGGTCAAGTGGTTCGAGAGACCTTCGGTCTCTCGTCATCACGAAAATCGGAGATTTTCGAACGACCCCGAGGCACTCGCTCGCTCATCTGTGGAACGAGGTCGCCATACATCACTCCCCCCGATCGGAACGAAATCTTTCCGATCCTGTGAAACTCAGGCACTGATCATCCCGTTAATTCGATCTTCGGGTCCTGAGCCACGGCTCACCGGGAAGGTGACTGCCGCCGATCTCGATCAGTCGGAGCTTGTGAGCGAACACATAAAGTACGAGTGCGCCGACGATGGTCGCGGGTGTCGACATGAGATGCCAGACGATCATTGAATCGATTGTATAACCCATCGACTCCAGCGTATCGCGGAAGGCGCGCAGGATCGCAAACACAGTCGGATGGGTAACGTAGATCCCCACCGCGTAGGTTCCCCACTCGGGAAGTGGCGTATCGGCGAAAAGCGTCGGCCGTGAGAGGAGAAACAGGAATAGCGAAATGCTCAACAGTGCCGTGGAAATCCCATAGCTCGGGGCGTAGACGTAGGATCCGAACGGTTCACCACGAAGGAGATAGCCGAGGAGATAGAACTCGATGAATTGCGACACGACGAACATCACAACGGTACCGAAGAGGAGTCGGCTTTTCTCCTTAGATGGCTCCCAGCCTCGCGTACAAATTGTGTATCCCAGCCCTGTGTAAAGGAAACCGAAGAAAAGGGCGTCTCGGGTCTCGAACGGGACGTCAACAAACATCGTGTAGGTCGATCCGAGGAGTCCCACGAGGTGAAAGCACACCGCAATTGGCAGCACGTAACTTGGGTTTCCGATTACAACGACGAGGTAAACAAAGAGCAGCGAGAAGAGCAGAGCGGGAAGGAACCAGAGGATCTCGGAAACCGACGTGCCGTAGTATACTAATTCGACTGGGTCGAGGTACTCGATAACGCTACTGACAGCGGTGGCTTGAAGCGACCGACCGGAAAGCTCCGCTCTGGCCAGTTGCCCACCGAAGAACGTCGGAACGGCGAGCACGAGCCCGAAGAGGTAGAGGGATATGAGTTTGATAGCCCGCTTGGTGAGGTAGGTGGCAGAACCGCGATGGGACGTCTTGAGCGCAAAAAAGTACCCCGACGTGATAAAAAAGAAGGGGACGGCGAACCGCGAGATCGTCTTCGTTCCGAAATTTATTGCATTTCCATAAGTGTTAATGCCTTGGAATGGGTCTGTGTGTATCAGCACGACGAATACGATTGCAACAATTCGCATTGCATCGAGACTGTGGATACGACCGGACATTTCTGGAGGTAGGTAGAAGCCGGTAATGGCTGTTTTGGATTGAGTGTGCTGTGGAGCAGAACATGCCTCGAGGCTTAACTCGATGTCTCTTGAATCGAGTCTGCCTCATAAATGGAAAGGCGTGGTTGATTCTCCGATACGTTTTCCCAGGAAAAACGCAGATC
This portion of the Natrinema salinisoli genome encodes:
- a CDS encoding ATP-binding protein encodes the protein MEHFVDREADLNQLTDCYESETAEFVVIYGRRRLGKSELVRQSIRDRDDAVYYQAVESTAQNQLEQFVDAATAQFPSLRNVRRDWEALLEALGEEDAVVVIDEFPFLIEEDESLPSRIQRVWDMELQDTEMTLVLVGSSISVMEDKVLSGSAPLYGRRTAAIDLKPLSAADARQFFPEYDPETAITAWSVYGGTPYYLQTIDPDEDLGTNIQQSVLSERGLLYSEPEFLLRTELRQPNTYFSILRALAHGRRTPNEIAGMAGVESGSLSTYLQKLRRLRLVERHIPVTESPTASKRGRYRIAAPLFRFWFRFVYGNQDRLRMLGEDAYDELVAPELTDYVSPLFERLCQRALPGFVDRRFGAVGQWWFKEHELDVLGLTNDGLVAGECKFTSQPVSEGVLADLERTTAEVRWSEGPADAKTLYVLFSRSGYTDDLERVADGRDDVRLFDLSETLSAL
- a CDS encoding acyltransferase family protein, whose protein sequence is MSGRIHSLDAMRIVAIVFVVLIHTDPFQGINTYGNAINFGTKTISRFAVPFFFITSGYFFALKTSHRGSATYLTKRAIKLISLYLFGLVLAVPTFFGGQLARAELSGRSLQATAVSSVIEYLDPVELVYYGTSVSEILWFLPALLFSLLFVYLVVVIGNPSYVLPIAVCFHLVGLLGSTYTMFVDVPFETRDALFFGFLYTGLGYTICTRGWEPSKEKSRLLFGTVVMFVVSQFIEFYLLGYLLRGEPFGSYVYAPSYGISTALLSISLFLFLLSRPTLFADTPLPEWGTYAVGIYVTHPTVFAILRAFRDTLESMGYTIDSMIVWHLMSTPATIVGALVLYVFAHKLRLIEIGGSHLPGEPWLRTRRSN